A single Gopherus flavomarginatus isolate rGopFla2 chromosome 17, rGopFla2.mat.asm, whole genome shotgun sequence DNA region contains:
- the C17H9orf78 gene encoding splicing factor C9orf78 homolog isoform X1, whose protein sequence is MPSGKVFRRRRADSEDEEEDEQVTEEVRLKLEEAKEVQSLRRRPNGVSAAALLVGEKLQEETTLADDPFKIKTGGMVDMKKLKERGKDRINEEEDLNLGTSFSAETNRRDEDADMMKYIETELKKRKGIVESEEQKVKLKNAEDCLYELPESIRVSSAKKTEEMLSNQMLSGIPEVDLGIDAKIKNIIFTEDAKARLLAEQQNKKKDSETSFVPTNMAVNYVQHNRFYHEELSAPVRRNKEEPKARPLRVGDTEKPEPERSPPNRKRPPNEKATDDYHYEKFKKMNRRY, encoded by the exons ATGCCGTCGGGGAAGGTTTTCCGCCGGCGGAGAGCGGACTCCGAGGAcgaggaggaggatgagcaggTCACCGAGGAGGTCAG ATTAAAACTTGAGGAAGCAAAAGAAGTTCAGAGTCTCAGAAGACGGCCCAATGGGGTGAG TGCTGCAGCCCTGCTTGTTGGGGAGAAATTGCAAGAAGAGACAACGTTGGCG gaTGATCCCTTTAAGATAAAGACCGGTGGGATGGTGGACATGAAGAAGCTGAAAGAACGCGGCAAGGACAG GATTAACGAAGAGGAGGACCTCAATCTGGGAACCTCTTTCTCAGCAGAAACCAACAGGCGGGATGAGGATGCTGACAT gaTGAAGTACATTGagacagagctgaagaagaggaaGGGGATTGTAGAAAGCGAGGAGCAGAAGGTGAAGCTGAAGAATGCCGAGGATTGTCTGTACGAGCTGCCGGAGAGCATCCGCGTCTCTTCAGCCAAGAAGACCGAAGAGATGCTGTCCAATCAGATGCTGAGTGGCATTCCTGAAGTGGATCTGGGAATAGA cgcaaaaataaaaaacataatCTTTACTGAGGATGCCAAGGCAAGGCTGCTGGCggagcagcaaaacaaaaagaaagacagTGAAACCTCCTTTGTTCCCACAAACATGGCTGTGAACTACGTCCAGCACAACAGAT TCTACCATGAGGAGCTGAGTGCACCAGTGAGGAGGAATAAAGAAGAACCAAAAGCTCGTCCACTGAGAGTGGGGGATACGGAGAAGCCAGAACCTGAGC GGTCCCCGCCGAATCGCAAGCGCCCACCCAATGAGAAAGCAACAGATGACTACCACTATGAGAAATTCAAGAAGATGAACAGACGATACTGA
- the C17H9orf78 gene encoding splicing factor C9orf78 homolog isoform X2 has product MSRSPRRLKLEEAKEVQSLRRRPNGVSAAALLVGEKLQEETTLADDPFKIKTGGMVDMKKLKERGKDRINEEEDLNLGTSFSAETNRRDEDADMMKYIETELKKRKGIVESEEQKVKLKNAEDCLYELPESIRVSSAKKTEEMLSNQMLSGIPEVDLGIDAKIKNIIFTEDAKARLLAEQQNKKKDSETSFVPTNMAVNYVQHNRFYHEELSAPVRRNKEEPKARPLRVGDTEKPEPERSPPNRKRPPNEKATDDYHYEKFKKMNRRY; this is encoded by the exons atgagcaggTCACCGAGGAG ATTAAAACTTGAGGAAGCAAAAGAAGTTCAGAGTCTCAGAAGACGGCCCAATGGGGTGAG TGCTGCAGCCCTGCTTGTTGGGGAGAAATTGCAAGAAGAGACAACGTTGGCG gaTGATCCCTTTAAGATAAAGACCGGTGGGATGGTGGACATGAAGAAGCTGAAAGAACGCGGCAAGGACAG GATTAACGAAGAGGAGGACCTCAATCTGGGAACCTCTTTCTCAGCAGAAACCAACAGGCGGGATGAGGATGCTGACAT gaTGAAGTACATTGagacagagctgaagaagaggaaGGGGATTGTAGAAAGCGAGGAGCAGAAGGTGAAGCTGAAGAATGCCGAGGATTGTCTGTACGAGCTGCCGGAGAGCATCCGCGTCTCTTCAGCCAAGAAGACCGAAGAGATGCTGTCCAATCAGATGCTGAGTGGCATTCCTGAAGTGGATCTGGGAATAGA cgcaaaaataaaaaacataatCTTTACTGAGGATGCCAAGGCAAGGCTGCTGGCggagcagcaaaacaaaaagaaagacagTGAAACCTCCTTTGTTCCCACAAACATGGCTGTGAACTACGTCCAGCACAACAGAT TCTACCATGAGGAGCTGAGTGCACCAGTGAGGAGGAATAAAGAAGAACCAAAAGCTCGTCCACTGAGAGTGGGGGATACGGAGAAGCCAGAACCTGAGC GGTCCCCGCCGAATCGCAAGCGCCCACCCAATGAGAAAGCAACAGATGACTACCACTATGAGAAATTCAAGAAGATGAACAGACGATACTGA
- the LOC127035907 gene encoding torsin-1A-like isoform X2 yields the protein MKLLRGPLGAALGLVLLLLSPVQTVEPISLGLALAGAASALTGLISYPRLYCYFRECCLQREGARAGAALQDDLDKKLFGQHLVKKVIVKADQLQSWIRGNVSACGRSIFIFDEMDKMHAGLIDSIKPFLDYYEQLDGVSYRRAIFIFLSNAGAEKITEVALDFWKSGKKREDMELKDLEAGVSLSVFNNKNSGFWHSSLIDRNLIDYFVPFLPLEYKHVKMCVRVELESRGYMVDEEIVTKVAEELTYFPKEEKIYSDKGCKTVFTKLDFYYDL from the exons ATGAAGCTGCTGCGGGGGCCGCTGGGGGCTGCCCTGGGCCTTGTGTTGCTGCTGCTGAGCCCGGTGCAGACGGTGGAGCCCATCAGCCTCGGGCTGGCGCTGGCTGGCGCCGCCTCAGCGCTCACCGGCCTCATCTCCTATCCCCGCCTCTACTGCTACTTCAGGGAGTGCTGCCTCCAGCGGGAGGGGGCCCGGGCGGGAGCAG CACTGCAGGACGATTTGGACAAGAAACTATTTGGCCAGCACCTCGTGAAGAAGGTGATTGTGAAAGCT GACCAGTTGCAGTCATGGATTCGGGGAAATGTGAGTGCCTGTGGCAGGTCAATCTTTATATTTGATGAAATGGATAAAATGCATGCAGGACTCATTGATTCCATCAAACCGTTCTTGGACTATTACGAGCAGCTTGATGGAGTGTCCTATCGGCGAGCCATCTTCATCTTTCTCAG CAATGCGGGGGCTGAAAAGATAACAGAGGTGGCATTAGATTTCTGGAAaagtggaaagaaaagggaagacaTGGAACTCAAAGACCTGGAAGCTGGAGTGTCTTTGTCTGTCTTCAACAATAAGAATA GCGGCTTTTGGCACAGCAGCCTGATCGACAGAAACCTCATTGATTATTTTGTCCCCTTTCTGCCTCTGGAGTACAAACACGTGAAAATGTGTGTCAGGGTTGAACTTGAATCACGTGGCTACATGGTGGATGAAGAAATCGTAACCAAAGTAGCTGAGGAGTTGACCTACTTCCCCAAGGAGGAGAAAATCTACTCTGATAAAGGATGCAAAACTGTGTTCACCAAGCTGGATTTTTACTATGACTTATAA
- the LOC127035907 gene encoding torsin-1A-like isoform X4: MKLLRGPLGAALGLVLLLLSPVQTVEPISLGLALAGAASALTGLISYPRLYCYFRECCLQREGARAGAALQDDLDKKLFGQHLVKKVIVKAVSGFLNNTNPKKPLTLSLHGWTGTGKNFVSKIIAESIYEGGLNSNYVHQFVSTLHFPHAHSVGQYKDQLQSWIRGNVSACGRSIFIFDEMDKMHAGLIDSIKPFLDYYEQLDGVSYRRAIFIFLSNAGAEKITEVALDFWKSGKKREDMELKDLEAGVSLSVFNNKNRRGRWPCRSRRH, encoded by the exons ATGAAGCTGCTGCGGGGGCCGCTGGGGGCTGCCCTGGGCCTTGTGTTGCTGCTGCTGAGCCCGGTGCAGACGGTGGAGCCCATCAGCCTCGGGCTGGCGCTGGCTGGCGCCGCCTCAGCGCTCACCGGCCTCATCTCCTATCCCCGCCTCTACTGCTACTTCAGGGAGTGCTGCCTCCAGCGGGAGGGGGCCCGGGCGGGAGCAG CACTGCAGGACGATTTGGACAAGAAACTATTTGGCCAGCACCTCGTGAAGAAGGTGATTGTGAAAGCTGTGAGTGGCTTCTTGAACAATACAAACCCGAAAAAGCCTCTCACCCTCTCCTTGCATGGATGGACTGGTACTGGCAAAAACTTCGTCAGTAAAATAATTGCAGAGAGTATCTATGAAGGAGGCCTGAACAGCAATTATGTCCATCAGTTTGTGTCCACTTTGCATTTTCCCCATGCACATAGTGTTGGCCAGTACAAG GACCAGTTGCAGTCATGGATTCGGGGAAATGTGAGTGCCTGTGGCAGGTCAATCTTTATATTTGATGAAATGGATAAAATGCATGCAGGACTCATTGATTCCATCAAACCGTTCTTGGACTATTACGAGCAGCTTGATGGAGTGTCCTATCGGCGAGCCATCTTCATCTTTCTCAG CAATGCGGGGGCTGAAAAGATAACAGAGGTGGCATTAGATTTCTGGAAaagtggaaagaaaagggaagacaTGGAACTCAAAGACCTGGAAGCTGGAGTGTCTTTGTCTGTCTTCAACAATAAGAATA
- the LOC127035907 gene encoding torsin-1A-like isoform X1, whose protein sequence is MKLLRGPLGAALGLVLLLLSPVQTVEPISLGLALAGAASALTGLISYPRLYCYFRECCLQREGARAGAALQDDLDKKLFGQHLVKKVIVKAVSGFLNNTNPKKPLTLSLHGWTGTGKNFVSKIIAESIYEGGLNSNYVHQFVSTLHFPHAHSVGQYKDQLQSWIRGNVSACGRSIFIFDEMDKMHAGLIDSIKPFLDYYEQLDGVSYRRAIFIFLSNAGAEKITEVALDFWKSGKKREDMELKDLEAGVSLSVFNNKNSGFWHSSLIDRNLIDYFVPFLPLEYKHVKMCVRVELESRGYMVDEEIVTKVAEELTYFPKEEKIYSDKGCKTVFTKLDFYYDL, encoded by the exons ATGAAGCTGCTGCGGGGGCCGCTGGGGGCTGCCCTGGGCCTTGTGTTGCTGCTGCTGAGCCCGGTGCAGACGGTGGAGCCCATCAGCCTCGGGCTGGCGCTGGCTGGCGCCGCCTCAGCGCTCACCGGCCTCATCTCCTATCCCCGCCTCTACTGCTACTTCAGGGAGTGCTGCCTCCAGCGGGAGGGGGCCCGGGCGGGAGCAG CACTGCAGGACGATTTGGACAAGAAACTATTTGGCCAGCACCTCGTGAAGAAGGTGATTGTGAAAGCTGTGAGTGGCTTCTTGAACAATACAAACCCGAAAAAGCCTCTCACCCTCTCCTTGCATGGATGGACTGGTACTGGCAAAAACTTCGTCAGTAAAATAATTGCAGAGAGTATCTATGAAGGAGGCCTGAACAGCAATTATGTCCATCAGTTTGTGTCCACTTTGCATTTTCCCCATGCACATAGTGTTGGCCAGTACAAG GACCAGTTGCAGTCATGGATTCGGGGAAATGTGAGTGCCTGTGGCAGGTCAATCTTTATATTTGATGAAATGGATAAAATGCATGCAGGACTCATTGATTCCATCAAACCGTTCTTGGACTATTACGAGCAGCTTGATGGAGTGTCCTATCGGCGAGCCATCTTCATCTTTCTCAG CAATGCGGGGGCTGAAAAGATAACAGAGGTGGCATTAGATTTCTGGAAaagtggaaagaaaagggaagacaTGGAACTCAAAGACCTGGAAGCTGGAGTGTCTTTGTCTGTCTTCAACAATAAGAATA GCGGCTTTTGGCACAGCAGCCTGATCGACAGAAACCTCATTGATTATTTTGTCCCCTTTCTGCCTCTGGAGTACAAACACGTGAAAATGTGTGTCAGGGTTGAACTTGAATCACGTGGCTACATGGTGGATGAAGAAATCGTAACCAAAGTAGCTGAGGAGTTGACCTACTTCCCCAAGGAGGAGAAAATCTACTCTGATAAAGGATGCAAAACTGTGTTCACCAAGCTGGATTTTTACTATGACTTATAA
- the LOC127035907 gene encoding torsin-1A-like isoform X3 yields MKLLRGPLGAALGLVLLLLSPVQTVEPISLGLALAGAASALTGLISYPRLYCYFRECCLQREGARAGAALQDDLDKKLFGQHLVKKVIVKAVSGFLNNTNPKKPLTLSLHGWTGTGKNFVSKIIAESIYEGGLNSNYVHQFVSTLHFPHAHSVGQYKDQLQSWIRGNVSACGRSIFIFDEMDKMHAGLIDSIKPFLDYYEQLDGVSYRRAIFIFLSNAGAEKITEVALDFWKSGKKREDMELKDLEAGVSLSVFNNKNTLFLSHNTSCSEEMVT; encoded by the exons ATGAAGCTGCTGCGGGGGCCGCTGGGGGCTGCCCTGGGCCTTGTGTTGCTGCTGCTGAGCCCGGTGCAGACGGTGGAGCCCATCAGCCTCGGGCTGGCGCTGGCTGGCGCCGCCTCAGCGCTCACCGGCCTCATCTCCTATCCCCGCCTCTACTGCTACTTCAGGGAGTGCTGCCTCCAGCGGGAGGGGGCCCGGGCGGGAGCAG CACTGCAGGACGATTTGGACAAGAAACTATTTGGCCAGCACCTCGTGAAGAAGGTGATTGTGAAAGCTGTGAGTGGCTTCTTGAACAATACAAACCCGAAAAAGCCTCTCACCCTCTCCTTGCATGGATGGACTGGTACTGGCAAAAACTTCGTCAGTAAAATAATTGCAGAGAGTATCTATGAAGGAGGCCTGAACAGCAATTATGTCCATCAGTTTGTGTCCACTTTGCATTTTCCCCATGCACATAGTGTTGGCCAGTACAAG GACCAGTTGCAGTCATGGATTCGGGGAAATGTGAGTGCCTGTGGCAGGTCAATCTTTATATTTGATGAAATGGATAAAATGCATGCAGGACTCATTGATTCCATCAAACCGTTCTTGGACTATTACGAGCAGCTTGATGGAGTGTCCTATCGGCGAGCCATCTTCATCTTTCTCAG CAATGCGGGGGCTGAAAAGATAACAGAGGTGGCATTAGATTTCTGGAAaagtggaaagaaaagggaagacaTGGAACTCAAAGACCTGGAAGCTGGAGTGTCTTTGTCTGTCTTCAACAATAAGAATA
- the LOC127035907 gene encoding torsin-1A-like isoform X5 produces the protein MKLLRGPLGAALGLVLLLLSPVQTVEPISLGLALAGAASALTGLISYPRLYCYFRECCLQREGARAGAALQDDLDKKLFGQHLVKKVIVKAVSGFLNNTNPKKPLTLSLHGWTGTGKNFVSKIIAESIYEGGLNSNYVHQFVSTLHFPHAHSVGQYKDQLQSWIRGNVSACGRSIFIFDEMDKMHAGLIDSIKPFLDYYEQLDGVSYRRAIFIFLSNAGAEKITEVALDFWKSGKKREDMELKDLEAGVSLSVFNNKNI, from the exons ATGAAGCTGCTGCGGGGGCCGCTGGGGGCTGCCCTGGGCCTTGTGTTGCTGCTGCTGAGCCCGGTGCAGACGGTGGAGCCCATCAGCCTCGGGCTGGCGCTGGCTGGCGCCGCCTCAGCGCTCACCGGCCTCATCTCCTATCCCCGCCTCTACTGCTACTTCAGGGAGTGCTGCCTCCAGCGGGAGGGGGCCCGGGCGGGAGCAG CACTGCAGGACGATTTGGACAAGAAACTATTTGGCCAGCACCTCGTGAAGAAGGTGATTGTGAAAGCTGTGAGTGGCTTCTTGAACAATACAAACCCGAAAAAGCCTCTCACCCTCTCCTTGCATGGATGGACTGGTACTGGCAAAAACTTCGTCAGTAAAATAATTGCAGAGAGTATCTATGAAGGAGGCCTGAACAGCAATTATGTCCATCAGTTTGTGTCCACTTTGCATTTTCCCCATGCACATAGTGTTGGCCAGTACAAG GACCAGTTGCAGTCATGGATTCGGGGAAATGTGAGTGCCTGTGGCAGGTCAATCTTTATATTTGATGAAATGGATAAAATGCATGCAGGACTCATTGATTCCATCAAACCGTTCTTGGACTATTACGAGCAGCTTGATGGAGTGTCCTATCGGCGAGCCATCTTCATCTTTCTCAG CAATGCGGGGGCTGAAAAGATAACAGAGGTGGCATTAGATTTCTGGAAaagtggaaagaaaagggaagacaTGGAACTCAAAGACCTGGAAGCTGGAGTGTCTTTGTCTGTCTTCAACAATAAGAATA